The proteins below are encoded in one region of Paenibacillus albus:
- a CDS encoding peptide-methionine (S)-S-oxide reductase MsrA yields the protein MNDINMSTVTLGMGCFWSPDALFGQIRGIIRTRVGYAGGTLDQPTYRQLGDHTETVEMDYDTRILSLENVLDIFWSNHNPVNINDYKGRQYQSLILYRDQNQLDVIQKVMKKREEQGKGKPDTELASFNRFYPAEDRHQKYYLKRYPSAIEELSKLFPSPQELTNATLAARLNGLAKGYTNLRTILDEIHTWPISEDEKGNLHQLIQRIKW from the coding sequence ATGAATGACATCAACATGAGCACGGTGACACTTGGCATGGGCTGTTTTTGGAGTCCTGACGCTTTGTTCGGACAAATAAGAGGAATCATAAGAACCCGCGTTGGCTATGCCGGAGGAACCCTTGATCAACCTACTTACCGACAGCTTGGAGATCATACGGAAACAGTTGAAATGGATTATGATACACGGATCCTTTCATTGGAGAACGTGCTGGATATATTTTGGAGTAACCACAATCCTGTCAATATTAATGATTATAAAGGCCGTCAGTATCAATCCTTGATTTTGTATCGTGACCAAAATCAGCTAGATGTAATCCAGAAAGTCATGAAAAAACGGGAAGAACAAGGAAAAGGAAAGCCTGACACCGAGCTTGCTTCCTTTAACCGTTTCTACCCTGCCGAAGATCGACATCAGAAATATTATTTGAAACGCTATCCTAGTGCAATCGAAGAACTAAGCAAACTTTTTCCGTCCCCTCAAGAACTGACGAACGCAACCTTGGCAGCAAGATTGAACGGTTTGGCCAAAGGGTATACCAATCTGCGTACCATCTTAGACGAAATCCATACGTGGCCGATCAGCGAGGATGAAAAAGGAAACTTGCACCAACTAATCCAAAGAATCAAATGGTGA
- a CDS encoding radical SAM/SPASM domain-containing protein: protein MKKFKKFYIEITSVCNLACSFCPQTKRQANFIKIDAFTKILDEIRPHTEFIYFHLKGEPLLHPKIDELLDLSHERGFKVNITSNGTLLHKAKHKILGKPALRQMNFSLHSFDGHEGSVDKEGYVGSVLSFAKEAVATSNMLISLRLWNLTEDNTTNIERSRNQLILDQIEQEFNLDYKIQDQFKRGSGVKIADRIYVNHDHEFKWPDLKEKEDDGVGFCHGLRNQAGILVDGTVVPCCLDGEGVINLGNIHEKPFGEIIEGERANKLYDGFSRREVVEELCRKCGYRQRFSM from the coding sequence ATGAAAAAGTTTAAGAAATTTTATATCGAAATTACGAGCGTGTGCAATCTTGCTTGCTCCTTCTGCCCTCAGACGAAGCGGCAGGCTAACTTTATTAAGATAGATGCCTTTACGAAGATCCTCGATGAAATTCGGCCGCATACCGAATTCATCTACTTTCACTTGAAAGGTGAGCCGCTGCTGCATCCGAAGATCGACGAGCTGCTGGATCTGAGTCACGAGCGCGGGTTTAAGGTTAATATTACGTCTAACGGCACGCTTCTGCATAAGGCCAAGCATAAAATTCTCGGTAAGCCGGCGCTGCGTCAGATGAATTTTTCGCTGCACAGCTTTGATGGACATGAGGGCTCGGTCGATAAGGAAGGGTACGTGGGAAGCGTGCTTTCTTTTGCCAAGGAAGCCGTTGCGACATCGAATATGCTCATTTCCCTTAGATTATGGAATTTGACCGAGGATAATACGACGAACATCGAACGGAGCCGAAATCAGCTCATTCTCGATCAGATCGAACAAGAGTTTAATCTCGATTACAAAATTCAGGACCAATTCAAACGGGGCAGCGGCGTCAAAATTGCCGATCGCATCTACGTAAATCATGATCATGAGTTCAAGTGGCCGGACTTGAAAGAGAAGGAAGACGATGGTGTAGGCTTCTGTCACGGACTTCGCAATCAAGCGGGTATCCTTGTTGACGGAACGGTTGTACCTTGCTGTCTTGATGGAGAAGGCGTTATTAATTTAGGGAATATCCATGAGAAGCCATTCGGCGAGATCATTGAAGGGGAGCGGGCGAACAAGCTTTACGACGGTTTCTCGCGCAGAGAAGTGGTCGAAGAGCTGTGCCGCAAATGCGGATACCGCCAGCGCTTCAGTATGTAA
- a CDS encoding LTA synthase family protein translates to MSYLPLGNRRELLALNRSNKGRIPLFYIAIVVFVLKMALLRHFLFSGIEWSRVAADLSAVLVILSLVELITPARLKKYAYGGVNLIYSLILFSSAVYFEHFGSVPTYTALYELHQVTKIKSSVESTIQYSHYLFFADIAVALIIAIVAGIVRLSGRRAARRSASVVPTAPMYRVVLTVLFIVSIALSARFIQLGMPIQNELVEAEQEGFLNYQVSAVIKAERDDSIASEGNTNDIVKEVNDLQASYPYKDKPQNGTPAYFGTAKGKNVIIIQMEAFQNFPIHLKLGGQEVTPVLNKLAGESLYFPHIFQQIGQGNTSDAEFMSNTSIYPTAKIAMSTGYGDRAIPSLPRLLQKFGYNANTFHVNDVTFWDRNKLYAALNFDHYYDKPNYKNDHFNSFGASDEELYRVATEKLTADKQPFYGQLITVSSHFPFDVPEHRVKMKLPDELKGTQLGNYLLAVNYTDYAIGTLIDRLKADGLWDDTVLVLYGDHFGLQPNDNDPEQVSKSLGVKYDPKVSRFNIPLIIHVPGEKAGKVVEQVGGQLDIMPTVANLLGISLTQEKFTAFGHDLLNIDHNVFGMRYYLPTGSFFNNDILFVPGQGFDDGTAINIKTLEPVTDLSPYRKDYDYVMKLMTLSDRYVKSLPKR, encoded by the coding sequence ATGAGTTATTTACCGCTCGGGAACAGACGGGAGCTGCTTGCTCTGAATCGGAGTAACAAAGGCCGAATCCCGCTGTTTTATATTGCAATTGTTGTTTTTGTTTTGAAAATGGCGCTGCTGCGTCATTTTCTATTTAGCGGCATCGAATGGAGTCGTGTTGCAGCAGATCTATCGGCCGTGCTCGTCATTCTGTCACTGGTAGAGCTGATTACGCCGGCGCGGCTGAAGAAGTATGCATACGGCGGTGTTAATCTTATCTACTCGCTCATCCTGTTCTCGTCAGCAGTGTATTTCGAGCATTTCGGTTCAGTGCCTACGTATACAGCTTTGTACGAGCTGCACCAAGTGACGAAGATCAAATCTAGCGTCGAATCAACGATTCAATACAGCCATTATCTATTTTTCGCAGACATCGCAGTAGCACTTATTATCGCAATTGTTGCCGGAATTGTGCGATTGAGTGGAAGAAGGGCAGCACGCCGCAGCGCTTCAGTCGTACCGACTGCGCCGATGTATCGTGTCGTGCTAACGGTTCTGTTCATCGTAAGCATCGCGCTCTCCGCTCGATTCATCCAGCTTGGCATGCCGATTCAGAACGAGCTGGTTGAAGCGGAGCAGGAAGGCTTCCTGAATTATCAGGTTTCGGCTGTGATTAAAGCGGAGCGGGATGACAGCATCGCATCGGAAGGCAATACGAATGATATTGTGAAGGAAGTGAATGACCTCCAAGCTTCTTATCCGTATAAGGATAAGCCGCAGAACGGCACGCCAGCATACTTCGGGACGGCTAAGGGAAAGAATGTCATCATCATTCAGATGGAAGCGTTCCAGAACTTCCCGATTCATCTGAAGCTTGGCGGTCAAGAAGTGACGCCAGTACTCAATAAGCTGGCGGGCGAGAGCTTGTATTTCCCGCATATCTTCCAGCAGATCGGGCAAGGCAACACGTCTGATGCCGAGTTTATGTCGAATACGTCGATCTACCCGACTGCTAAGATCGCAATGTCGACTGGATATGGCGACCGCGCCATTCCGAGCCTGCCGAGATTGCTGCAGAAGTTCGGCTATAATGCAAACACGTTCCACGTTAATGATGTGACGTTCTGGGACCGCAATAAACTTTACGCAGCGCTGAACTTCGATCATTATTACGATAAGCCGAATTATAAGAATGATCATTTCAACAGCTTCGGAGCTTCGGATGAAGAGCTCTATCGGGTCGCGACAGAGAAGCTGACCGCGGATAAACAGCCGTTCTACGGACAGCTCATTACAGTATCCAGCCACTTCCCGTTCGATGTGCCGGAGCATCGGGTGAAGATGAAGCTGCCGGATGAGCTCAAGGGAACGCAGCTTGGCAATTATCTGCTTGCTGTCAATTACACGGATTATGCGATCGGGACACTCATTGACCGGTTGAAAGCGGATGGGCTCTGGGATGATACGGTTCTCGTGTTGTACGGCGATCATTTCGGCTTGCAGCCGAATGACAATGATCCTGAGCAGGTGAGCAAGTCGCTCGGCGTTAAATATGATCCGAAGGTTAGCCGGTTCAACATTCCGCTCATCATTCACGTACCTGGAGAGAAAGCGGGCAAAGTGGTTGAGCAGGTCGGCGGCCAGCTCGATATTATGCCGACCGTCGCGAACTTGCTGGGTATCTCGCTCACGCAAGAGAAGTTCACTGCGTTCGGGCATGACCTTTTGAACATTGACCACAATGTGTTCGGAATGCGCTATTACTTGCCGACAGGCTCGTTCTTTAATAATGATATTCTGTTCGTCCCAGGCCAAGGCTTCGATGATGGTACTGCCATTAATATTAAGACGTTAGAGCCAGTAACGGATCTATCGCCGTATCGCAAGGATTACGATTACGTCATGAAGCTGATGACGCTGTCGGACCGATATGTGAAGTCGCTGCCTAAACGGTAA
- a CDS encoding DUF5107 domain-containing protein gives MKVTSASLMIEGARLEGENPLPMFRSKQQHREVTDNGSLTPELKHHMGENTGERYLPYRIQDRYSRKRDAMELKTIVLENDILRAVFLPEYGGRLYSLQEKSTGRELLYKNPVFQPANLAILNAWFSGGIEWNIGQIGHTFTTCSPLHAAKLRDDEGNEFLRMYEYERCKGLFWHIDFHLPPGAGQLGVYARIVNDQAAEVPMYWWTNIAVEETEKSRVFSGTADVIYIDPGKGYGADRMPYLPAVPGADVSYPMAFPYASEYFFQTPVSERSPWEAVAYEDGRMFFERSTSMLRYRKMFCWGAHIGGRRWCDFLAKPGEGHYIEVQAGLAPTQLHGIEMPADSVWDFTQLIGGLSDADLDRVYQDDWELARQYVESRIGDVLSEDDVYVAHAKHQALADRAPEELLHTGSGWGALERVRRASEGGRSIPRGFEFADETLGAQQQPWLTLLREGRLPLHEVDEVPSSWMIQEEWMDKLSTSIRRPQGGAGATWNAYLHYGVMLYERGQEEEAIEAWEASLRLAPSAWAYRNLAVAKRQQGENEQALGYYEQAYAVSGSFPDRAFVEEYLGLLIQHRAFERAWSVYESLPQQFYESDRIQIIVGAAAHELGHDAFMEKLFEAEFAVIREGETLIIELWYAYNAKKLAEQQGVGLTKERIEEAKLLFPPPSGIDFRTIG, from the coding sequence ATGAAAGTGACGTCAGCAAGTTTAATGATTGAAGGTGCAAGACTCGAAGGAGAGAATCCGCTGCCGATGTTTCGAAGCAAGCAGCAGCATCGCGAGGTTACCGACAATGGCAGCCTGACGCCGGAATTGAAGCATCATATGGGCGAGAACACAGGGGAGCGGTATTTGCCGTACCGCATTCAGGACCGATATTCGAGGAAACGCGATGCGATGGAACTGAAGACGATCGTGCTGGAGAACGACATATTGCGAGCCGTATTCCTGCCGGAGTATGGCGGAAGGCTCTATTCGCTGCAGGAGAAGTCGACAGGCAGAGAGCTGTTATATAAGAATCCGGTGTTCCAGCCAGCGAATCTGGCGATTCTGAATGCTTGGTTCTCGGGCGGAATAGAATGGAACATCGGGCAGATTGGACATACGTTCACGACCTGTTCGCCCCTTCATGCGGCGAAGCTGCGCGATGACGAAGGAAACGAATTTCTGAGGATGTATGAGTATGAGCGCTGCAAAGGCTTGTTCTGGCATATCGACTTCCATTTGCCGCCCGGAGCGGGGCAGCTTGGCGTCTATGCGCGAATTGTGAACGATCAGGCAGCTGAGGTTCCGATGTATTGGTGGACGAATATTGCAGTCGAAGAAACAGAGAAGTCGCGCGTGTTCTCGGGAACGGCCGATGTCATCTATATCGATCCGGGTAAGGGCTATGGCGCTGATCGCATGCCTTATCTTCCTGCGGTGCCTGGCGCCGATGTTTCCTATCCGATGGCGTTCCCTTACGCGAGTGAATATTTCTTCCAGACACCAGTGAGCGAACGATCACCGTGGGAAGCTGTTGCGTATGAGGACGGGCGAATGTTCTTCGAGCGTTCGACCTCCATGCTGCGCTATAGGAAAATGTTCTGCTGGGGCGCTCACATCGGAGGCAGACGCTGGTGCGATTTCCTCGCGAAGCCGGGTGAAGGCCATTATATTGAAGTGCAGGCGGGGCTTGCACCGACGCAGCTGCACGGCATTGAAATGCCGGCTGATTCGGTCTGGGATTTTACTCAGCTCATTGGCGGTTTAAGCGATGCCGACTTGGATCGTGTTTATCAGGATGATTGGGAGCTAGCTCGCCAATATGTAGAGTCGCGGATCGGTGATGTACTCAGCGAAGATGACGTATATGTCGCGCATGCGAAGCATCAGGCGCTTGCAGATAGAGCTCCGGAAGAACTGCTGCATACCGGATCGGGATGGGGAGCTTTGGAGCGGGTTCGCAGAGCAAGCGAAGGTGGTCGTTCTATTCCGCGAGGCTTTGAGTTCGCAGATGAGACTTTAGGAGCGCAACAGCAACCGTGGCTGACGCTGCTTCGGGAAGGCAGGCTCCCTCTGCATGAAGTGGATGAGGTTCCGTCATCTTGGATGATTCAAGAAGAATGGATGGACAAGCTAAGCACCAGTATTCGGAGACCGCAAGGCGGAGCGGGTGCGACATGGAATGCATATTTGCATTACGGCGTCATGCTCTATGAGCGCGGGCAGGAGGAAGAAGCAATTGAAGCATGGGAGGCTTCACTTCGCCTCGCTCCTTCGGCTTGGGCTTACCGGAATCTAGCGGTTGCGAAGCGTCAACAAGGAGAAAATGAGCAGGCACTGGGTTATTATGAGCAAGCTTATGCGGTATCCGGATCGTTCCCGGATCGTGCTTTTGTCGAGGAATACTTGGGACTGCTTATTCAGCATCGAGCGTTCGAACGGGCTTGGAGCGTCTACGAGTCGCTTCCGCAGCAGTTCTACGAGAGTGATCGCATCCAAATCATCGTTGGCGCTGCCGCGCATGAGCTTGGTCACGATGCTTTCATGGAGAAGCTGTTCGAAGCGGAATTCGCGGTCATCCGAGAAGGAGAAACGCTGATCATCGAACTCTGGTATGCGTATAACGCGAAGAAATTGGCCGAGCAGCAAGGTGTGGGGCTGACGAAGGAACGCATCGAAGAGGCGAAGCTGCTGTTTCCGCCGCCGTCCGGGATTGATTTTCGTACGATTGGTTAA
- a CDS encoding methylated-DNA--[protein]-cysteine S-methyltransferase, producing MITLSSIYWTTFHHDTWQLHMAATDEGLCYVGTPNAPFTELASWVQKRFPGLPLEQNDTVMTPYCEELSQYLSGQLQQFGQPLHLIGTPFQMSVWKELQHIPHGRTCSYSDVAAQLGKEKAVRAVGTAIGANPVLFVVPCHRVLGKDGSLTGYRGGMDVKEMLLKLEGVL from the coding sequence GTGATTACTTTGAGCAGCATTTATTGGACGACTTTTCACCATGATACTTGGCAGCTTCACATGGCTGCAACAGATGAAGGTCTCTGTTATGTCGGAACGCCGAATGCCCCTTTCACAGAACTAGCGTCATGGGTGCAAAAGCGTTTCCCAGGACTTCCGCTCGAGCAGAACGATACGGTTATGACTCCATATTGCGAGGAGCTAAGTCAGTATTTGAGCGGGCAGCTGCAGCAGTTCGGGCAGCCTCTTCACTTGATCGGAACACCGTTCCAAATGTCTGTTTGGAAGGAGCTGCAGCATATTCCGCATGGGCGTACGTGCTCGTACTCCGATGTCGCAGCGCAGCTTGGCAAAGAGAAAGCGGTTCGTGCAGTCGGCACTGCAATTGGCGCGAATCCGGTGCTTTTCGTCGTACCGTGTCATCGCGTCTTGGGCAAGGATGGCTCGCTGACGGGTTATCGTGGAGGGATGGATGTGAAGGAAATGCTGCTGAAGCTGGAAGGCGTGCTATAA
- a CDS encoding DNA-3-methyladenine glycosylase 2: MGFHSIPIKPPSAFSFDRTVDYLSRSDKECMFHVEERVVTRLITTSSGPVLIRLSSLADGNMQLEFPIEEADGSEVTDNICAEAVAYVREWFDLDRDLSSFFELAEQDELLRDCAKQFYGLRLVGIDDLFEAMCWGIMGQQINLPFAYTLKRRFVEQYGAYQDYEGRRYFTFPAPDAIARLRVEDLTPMQLTTRKAEYLIGTAVEMVEGRLSKEQLLALGDLAKIEKALTSIRGIGPWTANYVLMRCLRIPAAFPIADVGLHNALKLQLGRADKPSIAEIKGLSAGWGDWKAYATFYLWRLLY; the protein is encoded by the coding sequence ATGGGATTCCATTCCATACCAATAAAACCGCCGTCCGCGTTCAGCTTCGACCGCACGGTTGACTATTTAAGCCGCTCCGACAAGGAGTGCATGTTCCATGTCGAGGAACGAGTAGTAACAAGACTGATCACTACTTCATCCGGCCCTGTTCTGATTCGGCTGTCGTCGCTCGCGGACGGAAACATGCAACTCGAATTCCCTATAGAAGAAGCAGACGGCAGCGAAGTGACGGATAACATCTGCGCCGAAGCAGTCGCTTATGTTCGCGAATGGTTCGACTTGGACAGGGATCTGTCGTCCTTCTTCGAATTGGCCGAGCAAGACGAGCTGCTTCGGGATTGCGCGAAGCAATTCTATGGTCTGCGACTCGTCGGGATCGACGACTTGTTCGAAGCGATGTGCTGGGGCATTATGGGTCAGCAGATCAATTTGCCATTCGCGTACACGCTCAAACGGCGGTTCGTAGAGCAGTATGGAGCCTATCAGGACTATGAAGGTCGGCGCTACTTCACTTTCCCTGCGCCAGATGCAATCGCGCGCCTCCGTGTCGAGGATCTGACTCCAATGCAGCTTACGACTCGCAAAGCTGAGTACTTAATCGGCACGGCGGTAGAGATGGTCGAAGGCCGATTATCCAAGGAGCAGCTGCTAGCGCTTGGCGATCTGGCGAAGATCGAGAAAGCGCTGACGAGCATCCGCGGCATCGGCCCATGGACCGCCAATTATGTGCTTATGCGCTGCCTTCGCATACCCGCGGCGTTCCCGATCGCTGATGTCGGACTCCATAATGCGCTGAAGCTGCAGCTCGGTCGAGCTGATAAACCGTCCATCGCGGAGATTAAGGGGCTGTCGGCTGGCTGGGGCGACTGGAAAGCATACGCAACATTCTATTTGTGGCGATTGCTGTATTAG
- a CDS encoding bifunctional transcriptional activator/DNA repair enzyme AdaA: MMTDERWNAIVNCDAAYDGQFYYGVTTTGIFCRPSCKSRTPLQGHVRLYESAAEAIADRLRPCKRCKPDGMRLPDEEWVAAIREVIEARYPEPLTLPVLAELMHGSPYHMHRTFKRLTGESPASLLNSTRITAAKQLLLASAMPVREVAERVGFPNAAHFATVFQKAEGCSPSAYRQQQ, from the coding sequence ATGATGACCGATGAGCGCTGGAATGCGATCGTCAATTGTGATGCCGCCTATGACGGCCAGTTCTATTACGGAGTTACGACGACGGGCATTTTCTGCCGGCCATCGTGCAAGTCGAGAACGCCGCTGCAAGGACATGTGCGGCTGTATGAATCAGCGGCGGAAGCGATCGCAGACCGGCTGCGGCCATGCAAACGATGCAAGCCTGATGGCATGCGACTGCCGGATGAAGAGTGGGTTGCTGCGATTAGGGAAGTGATCGAAGCTCGTTACCCTGAGCCGCTTACGCTGCCAGTGCTGGCAGAGCTCATGCATGGGAGTCCCTATCACATGCATCGGACGTTTAAGCGGCTGACAGGCGAATCGCCAGCTTCGCTGCTGAACAGTACAAGAATCACGGCCGCGAAGCAGCTGCTTCTCGCATCGGCTATGCCGGTCCGTGAAGTCGCAGAGCGGGTCGGTTTTCCGAACGCTGCTCACTTCGCGACGGTGTTTCAGAAGGCAGAGGGCTGCTCTCCGTCAGCGTACAGGCAGCAACAATGA
- a CDS encoding IucA/IucC family C-terminal-domain containing protein translates to MSMNHVTIDFKALEAFYIQLSPEGSESPSFIMPAADFLDPNATREALLFSGHIYKSIGFELAASLIGTTLFRLCAGTMVIMARNGVVPDLSLDNLELQIDDLGQFAGFGFRIREVITTALPDDPESRESSVREALKQLFEHTIRPAVQGIAAAAGVKPGIIWNQAGSLMISFSNSLASKESDPEALARFKVYQSVLTEQLSGELFGSRRNPFAHNPRYIDSPYQAGGRLIVRSGCCMFYCRENGEKCYNCPKLTDEQREEHRLKIVGAS, encoded by the coding sequence ATGTCCATGAATCATGTAACGATTGATTTCAAAGCGCTGGAGGCTTTCTACATCCAGCTGTCGCCGGAAGGCTCTGAATCGCCGTCATTCATCATGCCTGCGGCTGATTTCCTTGATCCGAATGCCACCCGTGAAGCTTTACTGTTCAGCGGACATATCTATAAATCGATTGGCTTCGAGCTCGCAGCCTCGCTTATTGGAACGACACTCTTCCGATTATGCGCTGGAACGATGGTCATTATGGCCAGAAACGGCGTTGTGCCAGACTTGTCACTCGATAATCTTGAGCTGCAAATTGACGATCTAGGTCAATTCGCGGGTTTTGGCTTCCGGATTCGCGAAGTCATCACAACTGCCCTCCCTGATGACCCGGAGTCGCGTGAATCCTCTGTCCGCGAGGCATTGAAACAGCTGTTCGAACATACAATCAGACCTGCAGTCCAAGGAATTGCCGCTGCCGCAGGCGTTAAGCCGGGCATCATCTGGAACCAAGCTGGAAGTCTTATGATAAGCTTTTCTAACTCCTTAGCGAGTAAAGAATCCGATCCTGAAGCACTTGCACGGTTCAAAGTTTATCAATCCGTGCTGACGGAGCAGCTGAGCGGAGAGCTATTCGGCAGCCGGCGCAATCCATTCGCGCATAATCCACGATATATTGATAGTCCTTACCAGGCAGGCGGCAGGCTAATCGTCCGTTCCGGCTGCTGCATGTTCTATTGCCGCGAGAACGGCGAGAAGTGCTATAACTGTCCGAAGCTGACGGATGAGCAGCGCGAGGAACACAGATTAAAGATCGTTGGCGCATCTTAA
- a CDS encoding urea amidolyase associated protein UAAP1: MTTVWSKTINPGDKWSATISKGRLLRFTALRDDANLAMMLFNAFDLTERYNMPDTLKAQYTAHLTRGNVLMSDNGRALASIVEDELGWHDTISGLSTRAGTDTKYGATNYQQLRNEWLHSGYENMAVELVRCGLAIRDLGPVVNLFAKVNCDDEGRMIYDVSHCKEGATVMLRTDMDVLIVLSNTPNPLNPSVSYPASSVQMEVLEAPPLDPATDYCYNFRGENRRAFENTAEYHLLAGR; encoded by the coding sequence ATGACAACGGTATGGAGCAAGACGATCAATCCAGGGGACAAATGGTCCGCCACGATCAGCAAAGGACGGTTGCTGCGATTCACTGCACTGCGAGACGACGCCAACCTGGCGATGATGTTATTCAACGCCTTTGACTTGACAGAGCGCTACAATATGCCGGATACGCTCAAAGCGCAATACACGGCGCACCTGACTCGAGGGAATGTGCTGATGAGCGACAACGGCCGCGCACTCGCGAGCATTGTAGAGGATGAGCTCGGCTGGCATGACACGATCAGCGGACTGTCGACCCGGGCTGGTACAGACACGAAATACGGAGCTACGAATTATCAGCAGCTTCGCAATGAATGGCTGCACAGCGGCTACGAGAATATGGCGGTAGAGCTTGTCCGCTGCGGGCTTGCAATTCGCGACCTGGGACCTGTAGTAAACCTCTTTGCCAAAGTGAACTGCGATGACGAAGGCCGAATGATCTATGACGTCAGCCATTGCAAGGAAGGCGCAACGGTCATGCTCCGTACGGATATGGATGTGTTAATCGTGCTATCCAATACACCAAATCCGCTAAATCCGAGCGTGAGTTATCCTGCTTCATCGGTCCAAATGGAAGTGTTGGAAGCTCCGCCCCTAGATCCTGCAACGGATTACTGCTACAACTTCCGCGGGGAGAACCGCAGGGCATTCGAGAACACAGCGGAATATCATCTGCTAGCTGGCCGTTAG
- a CDS encoding DUF6509 family protein produces the protein MITITEFEVDKIKDPFGIVVGDRYEFRLDLDIEEDDELYTESGVYIRVIFRVDGEQSSVVKYELHERGSGRYLDFDLEEEEEQLIESFCREHFSKWEE, from the coding sequence ATGATTACGATTACAGAGTTTGAGGTTGACAAAATTAAAGATCCGTTCGGCATCGTGGTCGGCGACCGGTACGAATTCCGTCTGGACCTTGATATCGAAGAGGATGACGAGCTTTATACGGAGAGCGGAGTGTACATTCGAGTTATTTTCCGAGTGGATGGCGAGCAATCCAGCGTTGTGAAGTACGAGCTTCACGAGCGGGGCAGCGGCCGCTACCTGGACTTCGACCTAGAGGAAGAGGAAGAGCAGCTTATTGAAAGCTTCTGCAGAGAGCATTTCTCCAAGTGGGAAGAATAA
- a CDS encoding urea amidolyase associated protein UAAP2 codes for MTAFVRYESKLQAESAVIDEIVLAGDGWMKELLPGQVIRIVDLEGNQAADTLFFDAENPDDHYSAVATITGQSNIYLTTGSILRAESGKELLKIVADTCGRHDTVGGSCSAQSNTVRYSHDKLHMHNCRDTFMLQLAKHDGGYNYTKRDLAPNVNFFMNVPVSPEGGLRFADGVSAPGCYVELESLCRTMVLISNCPQLNNPCNAYNPTPIRVLVWNP; via the coding sequence ATGACCGCATTTGTGAGATATGAAAGCAAGCTGCAGGCTGAGTCAGCTGTTATAGATGAAATTGTTCTGGCCGGGGATGGCTGGATGAAAGAATTGCTGCCAGGTCAGGTGATCCGCATTGTGGATTTGGAGGGCAATCAAGCAGCAGATACGCTGTTCTTCGATGCCGAGAATCCGGACGATCACTACAGTGCGGTAGCGACTATCACGGGTCAAAGCAATATCTACTTGACGACAGGGTCCATACTCCGAGCTGAATCCGGCAAGGAACTGCTTAAGATTGTCGCCGATACTTGCGGTAGACATGACACGGTTGGCGGCTCCTGCTCCGCGCAAAGCAACACGGTCCGCTATTCGCACGATAAGCTGCACATGCACAATTGCCGGGATACGTTCATGCTCCAGCTTGCCAAGCACGACGGAGGCTACAACTATACGAAGCGTGATCTTGCGCCAAATGTGAACTTTTTCATGAATGTGCCCGTATCGCCGGAGGGCGGTCTCCGCTTCGCAGACGGTGTATCCGCACCAGGCTGCTATGTCGAACTGGAGTCATTGTGCCGCACGATGGTGCTCATCAGCAACTGTCCGCAGCTTAACAATCCATGCAACGCATATAACCCAACCCCGATTCGGGTACTGGTGTGGAATCCGTAG